Below is a genomic region from Rhodohalobacter sp. 614A.
GAGTCTCAAAAAACGATAGGCAAAGAACGAACCAAGTCTTAACCAGAAGAAATGAGCACCAATAGCGAACAGGAACGGGAACGCCTCAAGGAGGAATACAAAGATCACTACCGCAAAATCCGGGATGCCAAGGAGAAACTGCGCCGTTCGAAATATGTCCAGAATGTAAATGAGGCTCTTCATCAAATGAATGCTGATGAGTTGCTCGCTTCCGTTGATGAATTCCTTGGAAAAGTTCGCACCAAAATGTCGCTTATTGAAGCCCGGCTTGATGTTGCCATGGAACAGGTTCTGGATCAGCCCGATGATATTTCCGAACTTGATGAAGAGTTGAAGAAAGAAAAAGCCCGAGAAAGTCTTAAGAAAATCAAGGCAGAAATGGGGCTTTTGTACCGGGAAATTGAAAAACAGGCAGCTGAGCTTCATGCTGAAAAAACAATTGGGCCCGGTAATCGCCATAGCTCTTCAGATTCACCAAAAACAGAAACTGACAGCGATTTAGCTTAACACAATGGCTAAGGATAAAGAATCATCAATCAATTTTGCGAAAGAGGCTTTTCTGCATCCGGTAAATCTTGTATGCCTGCTTGTGGGAACGGTTGCCGCCCTTGTACTTAACGATTTCGGGTTGATATCAAACGCGATTTTAGGGTTTGCCTTCGGAATGGAACTGATTTACCTGGGAATTGTACCGAAGCTTCCCGCTTACCAGAAAAGTGTAAAACTGAAAAAACGAAAAGAGCAGAGCGATGAATCCAACGACAAAGTGATTTTTTACCAGCTCGACGCGCGCTCTCAAAAACGATTTCTCGTTCTGAAACACATCACCAAAGAAGTAGAGCAAAATTTTGATACGCTCCCCTACACTTCCAAGGGGATGCTGGAACACATCCAGAAAAAAATGGAAGATTTGCTGTCTACCTATCTGACATTATTGGATATGAATCGGCGTTTTCAAATCTATATGAATTCAGAGGTTGAGGAGGAAATTCGCCGTGAGGTTGAAGAACAGCAAAACGATCTTGAAACGATTGATTCTGAAAAACTGAAAAAGACCCGTGAACGGCGGTTGTCAATACTTAATAAACGCCTCAGCAAGTTCGACGTTGCTAAAGAAAAATACCTTATTTGTGAAACACATCTGGAAACCATTGAAGATGCCATCCGGTATATTTACGAACAGTCAATGACAATGCCGAATGCCGAAGATGTGGGAACCCAGCTTGATCATCTGCTGTCCGAAATGGAAGAAACTACCAATATCATCGAGGAACTGGATTCGAATTTGCTGCCCGGTTTTGAAGAGATGGACCGTGAGCTTGAACTGGCCCAACTTCGCAAAGAAGCTCAAGAGCTTAGGAAAGAGACCGGAGAAAAAGTTAAAAAATCGATATGAGTTCAACTCCATTCGAACGCGAAACACTTCTTTTAGATACAGACGAGAATGGTATTTCCATTCTGACAATCAATCGTCCCGAAAAGCTGAATGCTTTAAATGGACAGGTTTTGTCTGATCTGAATGATGCTCTTCATCATATAGAAGAATCAAATGATATTCGACTGCTGATTATTACCGGGTCTGGTGAAAAAGCTTTTGTTGCCGGTGCCGATATTAAAGAGCTCAGTACTCTCGATCGGCAAAGTGGTGAAGAAACATCCTCTGCAGGGCAAAATCTATTCAACCGAATTGAAACATTTCCAAAACCTGTCATCGCTTTAGTAAACGGCTATGCATTGGGTGGCGGGGCTGAACTTGCAATGGCGTGTCACATTCGTACAGGAACTGCAAATGCCGTCTTTGGCCTTCCGGAAGTTTCTCTTGGCCTGATTCCGGGTTACGGCGGAACTCAACGATTGCCTCAATTGGTTGGGAAAGGAAAAGCAATGGAAATGATTCTTAGCGGTGCCCAGATAAAAGCTGATGAAGCGAAACAATTGGGCTTGCTTAATGATATCTTTGATCATTCAGAAGCAATAGAAGAGACCAAAAAATTGTCAGGAAAAATTTTAAAGAACAGCCCTTCGGCTATTTCAAGCGCAATCAGTGCCGTTAATGCCGGATACAGAACCAATGGCTTTGCAAAAGAGGCCGTCTTATTCGGGCAATTGTGTGAAACGGATGATTTTAAAGAGGGCACGTCTGCTTTCTTGGAAAAACGAAAAGCCAAATTTACCGGGAATTAACAGCATTTCTATTTGAAGAAATTACGCAAACGTTCTAAAATTACTTCTCCGGTTTTTTCTCCTGAAGACACCCTCTGTACCATTTAAAGCTCATGCCAGAACTTCTCTACATACTACTTACCATTTTAATCAGTGGCTTCTTTTCGGGCTCGGAAATGGCTTTTGTAACAGCCAATAAACTAAAGCTGGAAATCGAATCCAGGAAAGACTCATTCCGTGGAAGATCATTGGCTTATTTCAGTGAAAATCCCGAAAACTTTCTCACCACCACGCTGGTTGGAAATAATATCATCAACGTGATGTACGCCACATTAATGGCCGTTTTTCTCGTGGAACCAATCCAGGTATTCTATCAACAGTTTTTTGGTGAATTACCCACAACCGCCATGATTCTTTTTATTCAGACCATTATTGCCTCCGTCATTATTCTTCTGTTTGGTGAAATTCTGGCAAAAGCGATTTTCAGAGTTCAGGCCGATTTCCTGATTACGATGATTGCCGTCCCACTCAGGATTACGAATTACATTCTCTCGCCGTTGATTGTTTTAACGAACAAAACCTCCGGCTATCTTCTAAGCTTCTTTGATATCGGTAGTGAACGAAGCGAAAAAGTGTTTCGCCGCCAGGATGTCGAGATGATTTTCAGGGAGTTGAAAGACAGCGGAGGTAGCCAGGAAATTGATCACGACGATTCAGAAATCCTCCATAATGTACTGGAGCTTTCTAATAAACGGGTTCGTGAAACAATGGTTCCGAGAACCGAAATTGTAGCCATTGAAAAAAATGCTACTGTCGAAGAATTAAAAAAAGCATTTATTGAATCGGGCTATTCCAAAATTCCGGTTTACCAGGACACGATTGACGATATCATCGGTGTGGTATTTGCCTACGACCTCTTCAACAGCCCCAAAAGTATCAGCCAGATTATACGGCCGGTAAATTTGATCCCATCCAGTAAAAAATCTAAAGACCTGCTTACTGAATTCAGGCAAAGCAGTATTTCAGTTGCCATTGTAATTGATGAGTATGGAGGAACCGCCGGTATGGTTACTATTGAGGACCTGATCGAAGAGGTGGTGGGTGATATCCAGGATGAGTACGACAAAGAAAATGACCTTATCAAAAAAATATCCACAGATACATTTCTGCTATCCGGTTCGGTTGAATTGGATGAGCTCATTGAACTTCATCCCGAAATACATATCGATTTTGAAGATGGTGATTTCGAGACCGTTGCAGGTTACATCATCCACCATACAGGCCGTATTCCAAAAGTAAATGAAGAACTGCAGATCCACGGAAATACTTTTATCATAACCAAGGCTACGCAGAGTAAGCTCGAAAACGTTAAATTAATTACCCAGACCGGAGATTGACATCTTCGCTGAAAATCCGGTTTCGGATCCACAAACACATTCAGAAGGCACTCGATGATCGAAAAATATCCACATTGGGCACAACAACTTGCCAAAAAATACCTGAGCCGAACGCTGAACCAGTTCATCATTCATGGAAATGTAAATGACCTGGTTTCGATAAAAGATCAGGATAAACATCGATACATACGCCTGAAATCTTTTATGGCTGAAGAGTTCTTTGGCGCGAGAGACATTGTCCTTTTTTACGACCGCGCATCCGGAATTTATTTCAGAGACCAGGATTCGCAACGCGATTTTAACCGGGCAGTTGCCGGCCGGGATTCATTGATTGGCACCGAATATGCCAAGAAACTTCCAAAGGATCCGGTCGGAGCGTTCAGTGTATTGGAGCAATATATTCGATCCCGGTTGGATCAAAAGAAAAGCATTGCACTGATTGTAGATTTTGCCGAAACCATTGTCCCCGCAAATGAAGCGGGAAGTACCGGTTCTGAAGACCGAAATGCGTTGGTTTATTTGTTGAAATGGGCACACGATCCCCTTTTTCTTGCCGCTGATTTTACAACCGCTTTGATTACTGAGAATCTTTCCGACCTGAACCGAACATTGGTTCAGAATCCATATTCATCGGAAATAAAAATTCCGCTTCCTGATGAGAGCGACCGGCTCTCCTACATTGTTCAGGAGTGTCATCCCGATACGTACGAAGAAATATCGGATGTCACCAAACCGGTAATGGCCCAAATGACGGCCGGCCTTGGATTTTTAAAACTCAAAAGTATTCTCTCCAATGCCGTCCAAAATTCAGAACGAATTACTTTCGATTCGCTTACAGCCATCAAAAAAGAAATGATTGAAGCCGAAGCATACGGGCTTCTTGAATTCGTAGTCACTGATTACTCACTGGATAATGTAGCCGGTCATACTCATGTAAAGAAACACCTTCGGCAGGCGGTGCAGGCGTTGAAATCCGGCCGGAATGATGTGATTCCCATGGGATACCTGATCTGTGGACCTGTTGGAACCGGCAAAACATATCTTGTGACTTGCTTTTCCGGTGATGTGGGTATTCCTATGGTGAAACTGAAAAACTTCCGAAGCCAGTGGCAAGGTGTAACCGAGGGAAATCTCGAAAAAATTCTGAGTTTATTGAAAGCAATGTCGCCGGTAGCTGTGATGATTGACGAAGCCGATGCCTACTTGGGCGATCGAAATGCCTCCGGAGACAGTGGTGTTTCAAGCAGGGTATTTTCACAGATTGCAACCTTTATGAGCGATACTAAAAACCGCGGAAAAATTCTCTGGTTTCTGATGACGGCCCGCCCCGATCTCATGCCGATTGACTTAAAACGGCAGGGTCGCGCTGAAGAACACATTGCTCTCTTCCCCCCGGATACGGAAGAAGAACGCATCGAACTTTTTGATGCCATGAAGAAAAAAACAGGTATCAAAATTTCCGAAAACCATATTCCAAAAAATGTTTTAAAAGGTGATGTGCACTACTCCGGCGCCGATATGGAAGCCGCACTCACCCGGGCCAAGTTCAGAACGGCATCCGAAGGACTTGAACAAGCCACTCCACAAATTCTGGATGATGTTTTCGACGATTTTCTCCCTCCTACGTATCCTGAAGAAGTAGAATTACAAACATTAACGGCTGTTTCGGAATGTACATCCAAGGCGCTATTGCCCGAACGATTTCGTAAATTAAACCGAGATAAAATTTTAAGCCGAATCCAGGAATTGAAAAAAACGATACGGTAAAGAATGTCAAAAGGCAGGTTAGAAGAGATCCGAAAAGCCATCGACTCGCTTGATGAAACGATTGTAAAAGCACTCGGCGAGAGGCAAAAAATTGTTCGCGAAATTATTGTCGATAAACTTGAACACGAAGATGAAATCCGCGACCCGGACCGTGAAGAAAAACTCATCGAAAAAATTCGGCATAAAGCGCCGGAAGTTGGCATGGATCCTTATTTCCTCGAGCAGTTGTTCCGGGAAATTATCAATCACTCCGTCCGGTATCAAACGCATGCATTGATCGATCATCAAAATGACCGTTCAAATGAACAGACGATAAGGGTTTCATACCAGGGAACAGATGGCGCTTTTAGCCACCAGGCAGCTATGCGCCATTTTGAACAGCGGTATGCAAATGTAGAATGTATCGGTTATACCCGGTTCGAAGAAGCCGCAGATGCCGTTGAGAAAGGAGAAGTAGATGTGGGAATTCTCCCTATTGAAAATACTACCGCCGGTTCCATTAACGATACGTACGACCTCCTGAATGAAAAAGATCTCTACGTAATCGGTGAAGAGGTTCTGAAAGTTCAGCATTGCCTGATGGCACCGGAAGATATCAGCCTGAATAATATCCGACGAATTCTGTCTCATCCGCAGGCTATTGCACAGTGCAGTAAATTTTTAACGTCTTTGCCTCGCTGTCATGTAGAATCATATTTTGACACAGCCATGTCCGCCCGAAAAGTTCGGGACGATGCAGATCTCTCACAAGCTGCTATCGCAAGTGCCTTTGCCGCCGAAATTTATGGTTTAAAAATTCTGAAGAGAGATCTCGCCAATCAAGAAGAAAACTATACACGATTTGTAGTTGTGAGTCCCGAGCCGGTCACCTGCGATCCTCAACTTACCTGCAAAACGTCTCTTATTTTTGCGACGATTGATGAGAAAGGTGCCCTTCTGAAATGTCTGAACTTATTGGGAGACAGTGGAATCAACATGACAAAACTTGAATCCCGGCCTCGAATGGGTCACCCATGGCAATCACTTTTTTATCTGGATATTGAGGGTAATAAAGAAGAACCCCGTATTGAGGATGCCTTGCTCAAACTGAAGAAGAAAGCCCAATACTTCAAAGTTTTAGGAAGTTATCCTGTGCGGGAAGGAAAGTGGTAAAGGATTTGTGGGTAGCGCCTCGGATTATCAAATCACTTTTTCTTAGTTGTACATTCAGGTTTTATTGCAACTACAATTTTTCTTGGTTCAA
It encodes:
- a CDS encoding enoyl-CoA hydratase/isomerase family protein translates to MSSTPFERETLLLDTDENGISILTINRPEKLNALNGQVLSDLNDALHHIEESNDIRLLIITGSGEKAFVAGADIKELSTLDRQSGEETSSAGQNLFNRIETFPKPVIALVNGYALGGGAELAMACHIRTGTANAVFGLPEVSLGLIPGYGGTQRLPQLVGKGKAMEMILSGAQIKADEAKQLGLLNDIFDHSEAIEETKKLSGKILKNSPSAISSAISAVNAGYRTNGFAKEAVLFGQLCETDDFKEGTSAFLEKRKAKFTGN
- a CDS encoding hemolysin family protein is translated as MPELLYILLTILISGFFSGSEMAFVTANKLKLEIESRKDSFRGRSLAYFSENPENFLTTTLVGNNIINVMYATLMAVFLVEPIQVFYQQFFGELPTTAMILFIQTIIASVIILLFGEILAKAIFRVQADFLITMIAVPLRITNYILSPLIVLTNKTSGYLLSFFDIGSERSEKVFRRQDVEMIFRELKDSGGSQEIDHDDSEILHNVLELSNKRVRETMVPRTEIVAIEKNATVEELKKAFIESGYSKIPVYQDTIDDIIGVVFAYDLFNSPKSISQIIRPVNLIPSSKKSKDLLTEFRQSSISVAIVIDEYGGTAGMVTIEDLIEEVVGDIQDEYDKENDLIKKISTDTFLLSGSVELDELIELHPEIHIDFEDGDFETVAGYIIHHTGRIPKVNEELQIHGNTFIITKATQSKLENVKLITQTGD
- a CDS encoding ATP-binding protein: MIEKYPHWAQQLAKKYLSRTLNQFIIHGNVNDLVSIKDQDKHRYIRLKSFMAEEFFGARDIVLFYDRASGIYFRDQDSQRDFNRAVAGRDSLIGTEYAKKLPKDPVGAFSVLEQYIRSRLDQKKSIALIVDFAETIVPANEAGSTGSEDRNALVYLLKWAHDPLFLAADFTTALITENLSDLNRTLVQNPYSSEIKIPLPDESDRLSYIVQECHPDTYEEISDVTKPVMAQMTAGLGFLKLKSILSNAVQNSERITFDSLTAIKKEMIEAEAYGLLEFVVTDYSLDNVAGHTHVKKHLRQAVQALKSGRNDVIPMGYLICGPVGTGKTYLVTCFSGDVGIPMVKLKNFRSQWQGVTEGNLEKILSLLKAMSPVAVMIDEADAYLGDRNASGDSGVSSRVFSQIATFMSDTKNRGKILWFLMTARPDLMPIDLKRQGRAEEHIALFPPDTEEERIELFDAMKKKTGIKISENHIPKNVLKGDVHYSGADMEAALTRAKFRTASEGLEQATPQILDDVFDDFLPPTYPEEVELQTLTAVSECTSKALLPERFRKLNRDKILSRIQELKKTIR
- the pheA gene encoding prephenate dehydratase, with the translated sequence MSKGRLEEIRKAIDSLDETIVKALGERQKIVREIIVDKLEHEDEIRDPDREEKLIEKIRHKAPEVGMDPYFLEQLFREIINHSVRYQTHALIDHQNDRSNEQTIRVSYQGTDGAFSHQAAMRHFEQRYANVECIGYTRFEEAADAVEKGEVDVGILPIENTTAGSINDTYDLLNEKDLYVIGEEVLKVQHCLMAPEDISLNNIRRILSHPQAIAQCSKFLTSLPRCHVESYFDTAMSARKVRDDADLSQAAIASAFAAEIYGLKILKRDLANQEENYTRFVVVSPEPVTCDPQLTCKTSLIFATIDEKGALLKCLNLLGDSGINMTKLESRPRMGHPWQSLFYLDIEGNKEEPRIEDALLKLKKKAQYFKVLGSYPVREGKW